Proteins co-encoded in one Gossypium arboreum isolate Shixiya-1 chromosome 11, ASM2569848v2, whole genome shotgun sequence genomic window:
- the LOC108471222 gene encoding LOB domain-containing protein 25-like — protein MGLESLIVTRPKTHQPCAACRMLRRRCDSNCILAPYFPCDEMDKFAKVHKVFGASNVIKMIQMVEETNREDAVKALVYEATARMRDPVYGSTGAICQLQKMVQELEMQLESTKARVLELQQQKDQLWSVLTNVNHLELLSPINGGDNFCLGYDDSIAYDPDKFPVVGDWIF, from the exons ATGGGTTTAGAATCTCTCATTGTTACAAGACCCAAGACCCATCAACCATGTGCCGCTTGTAGGATGCTACGCAGGAGATGCGACAGTAATTGCATTCTGGCCCCCTATTTCCCATGTGATGAGATGGACAAGTTTGCCAAGGTGCACAAGGTTTTTGGTGCCAGCAACGTAATCAAAATGATTCAG ATGGTGGAGGAAACAAACAGGGAGGATGCTGTGAAAGCACTGGTCTATGAAGCAACAGCCAGGATGAGAGACCCTGTTTATGGCAGCACTGGAGCTATTTGCCAACTGCAGAAGATGGTGCAAGAACTCGAGATGCAGCTTGAATCAACAAAAGCTCGAGTGTTGGAGCTGCAACAGCAAAAAGATCAGCTTTGGAGCGTTCTTACGAATGTTAATCATCTTGAACTTCTTTCTCCCATTAATGGTGGTGACAACTTTTGTTTAGGTTACGATGATTCTATA